From the Achromobacter xylosoxidans A8 genome, the window CATTCCGCCCATGATCAACCTGCTGTTCACGCCTGTGGTCAAGCGCTTCCGCGAACTGCATCCCGGCATCCACCTGACGCTGCGCGAAGGCACCGGCCAGGCCGTGGAGGGGCTGGTCGCCAGCGGCGAACTGGAAGTGGGCGCGACCATTCTGCCGATCGCGCCGGACAGCGGCCTGGCGGCCCAGCCCTTCGGCAGCTACCCGATCTGGGTGATAGGCCCCCCCGACGCGCCCTGGGCCGGCAAGACCTCGTTCCCGCTCGCCGCGTTGCGCGATGCGCGCCTGCTGATCCCCACGGACGACTTCGCCATGACCCGCCGCTTGCGGCAGGCCTTTGCGGATGCCGGATTTCAACCCGGCATCGCCGCGCAGAGCGCGCATTGGGATTTCCTGGTGGCGATGGCCTCGGCGGGCCTGGGTGTGGCGCTGCTGCCCGAACCGCTGATGCTGCGCATGAAAACGCGCGGCTTGAGCACCGCGAAACTGGCCAAATCCGGCATGCAGTGGGAAGTCGGCCATATCTGGCAGCAATCCGGCTATCTGTCGTATGCCGCCCGCGCCTGGCTGGAGGTGTGCGATACGGTGCTCGGGAAACCGAAAAAAGGCGCCGTGCGCGCCAACCTGCCTGGTTGAGTTGAATCCAAACGTAGGCCAGGTAAACATGCTTTGCCAAAGCTGCCGGCCTCTGGGCCTCGCAGGGTGAATGCTCCGCCCATCCGGCCCTGTTTCTACCCCCGCTTCAGGCTGTCATTCCGGTGTTTGATCGTGCTGTCAAAAATAGGGCCGCAGCGCTCGTTTTTGTTGCAACGGATGGGGCGGCGCCTTGCTATGCTCCCGCCTCGATGCGAGCGACTCGCCCAAGAAACATGACACAGACTTCCCTTACCCTGCCCGCCCGGTCCCGCCGCGCCCGCTACTCCGCCTTGGTGGCGCTGATGGCGGCGCTGCTGCTGGCGCTTTTCCTGCTACCGGCCCACGCCGCAGCGCCGCCTACCCCGGCCGACACCGAAGCGACGCTGGCGGCCGCGCGCAAGCAGATCGATGACATCCGCAAGCGCGTCGCCGACGAAACCGACGACGCCACCCTGGTCAAACAACGCGGCGATGCGCTGGACATCCAGTCCAAGGCCGACGCCGCCGCCGAGGCCCTGACGCCGCAGCTGGCCAGCGTAACGGCCCGGCTGAGCGAGCTGGGCACTCCGCCCGAAGGCGTCAAGGAAGCGTCCGACGTGGCCGCGCAACGCATGCAGCTGGATAAGAACAGCCGCGCGCTGGACGCGCAGATCAAGCTGGCCCGGCTGCTGTCCGTGGACGCCGGACAAACCGCGGAGCAGATCTCGGCGCAACGGCGCAAGCAGTTCCAGGCGCGCCTGGGCGAGCGGCGCGACTCCTTCCTGTCCGGCCAATTCTGGACCGAGTTCCGAGAGGAGTTCCCGCGCGACCTGGAACGCCTGGAAGCCCTGCGCGACGACCTGGCGACCGCGGTCGGCCAGACGCCGAAATGGGGCTGGCTGCTGCTGGGCGCGGCGATCGCGCTGACCATCGCCTTGCGCGTCGCCATCGGCCGGGTGCTGCTGCGGATAACCGCCACGCGCGTCCCGCCCGGGCGCTTGCGCCGTTCCTTTCTTGCGGTCACGCATCTGGTGCTGGCCGTGGCCACGCCGGGCGTCATCGCGCTCTTGATCCATATCGGCCTGGACTGGGATTCGCAGCTGAGCGACAACACCTCGTCGCTGCTCGCGAACCTGGTGGCGACGGTTTGTTTCGGCGGCTACGTGTCCGGCCTGGGCTATGCGCTGCTGTCCGCGAACCGGCCGTCGTGGCGCCTGCCGCCCATCAGCGACGCCGTGGCGCTGCGGCTGCGCTGGCTGCCCGGCGTGTTGGGCGTTCTGGTGGTGATGATCTGGCTGGCCGAGCGCCTGCCGGTGCTGCTGAACGCCAGCCTGACCACCACCATCACGCTGACCGGCATCGTCGCCGTGCTGACCATGGCGACGATAGGCGCGGTGCTGGCCATCAGCCGCCGGCTGCGGCGCCAGGCCATGCAGGAAAGCGAGGCCCCGATCCCGTTCTGGGTGTCGCTGCTGCTGACCTCGGTCTGGACCGTGCTGATCCTGAGCCTGGCCAGCTTGCTGGCCGGCTACGTGGCGTTCGGCAGCTTCATGGTCAAGCAGGTGCTGTGGGTGCTGATCGTGCTGGCCTCGGCCTATCTGTTGTCCACGCTGATCGAGGACGGCTTCAGCACGCTGCTGGGCACCTCGCACCGCGACGGCGGCGAACACGAAGCGCCCAGCATGCGCGACCAGGCGGCCGTGCTGCTGTCGGGCGTCGGCCGCGTGGCGGTCGGCCTGCTGGCCGTGATCCTGCTGCTGGCGCCCTTCGGCGAAGCGCCGATGGACCTGTTGCAGCGCTTCGACCAGCTGCGCAAGGGACTGGCCATCGGTGAAGCCCAGATCCGTCCGGGCGCGGTCCTGCAGGCGCTGCTGGTGCTGGCGCTGTCGCTGCTGGCCGTGAAGATGCTCAAGCGCTGGCTGTCCAACCGCTACCTGCCCACGACCGAGCTGGATCCGGGCATGCAGTTGTCGGCCGCCACGCTGTTCGGCTATGCCGGTTTCGTCACAGCGGTGGCGCTGGCGCTGTCGGCCGCCGGCTTCGGCCTGGAACGCGTGGCGTGGATCGCGAGCGCGCTGTCCGTGGGTATCGGTTTTGGCTTGCAGGCGGTGGTGCAGAACTTCGTGTCCGGCCTGATCCTGCTGGCCGAGCGTCCGGTCAAGGTGGGCGACTGGGTATCGCTGGGCGGGGTCGAGGGCGACATCCTGCGCATCAACGTGCGTGCCACGGAAATCCAGATGGGAGACCGCTCCACGGTGATCGTGCCGAACTCGGAGTTCGTCACCAAGACCGTGCGCAACGTGACCCGCTCGAATCCGCTGGGGCTGGTGCAGATCAAGCTGCCGCTGCCGCTGTCGACCGACGCGGAACAGGTGCGCGAATTGATCCTGCAGGCTTTCTCGGACCACGAGGACGTGCT encodes:
- a CDS encoding DUF3772 domain-containing protein — its product is MTQTSLTLPARSRRARYSALVALMAALLLALFLLPAHAAAPPTPADTEATLAAARKQIDDIRKRVADETDDATLVKQRGDALDIQSKADAAAEALTPQLASVTARLSELGTPPEGVKEASDVAAQRMQLDKNSRALDAQIKLARLLSVDAGQTAEQISAQRRKQFQARLGERRDSFLSGQFWTEFREEFPRDLERLEALRDDLATAVGQTPKWGWLLLGAAIALTIALRVAIGRVLLRITATRVPPGRLRRSFLAVTHLVLAVATPGVIALLIHIGLDWDSQLSDNTSSLLANLVATVCFGGYVSGLGYALLSANRPSWRLPPISDAVALRLRWLPGVLGVLVVMIWLAERLPVLLNASLTTTITLTGIVAVLTMATIGAVLAISRRLRRQAMQESEAPIPFWVSLLLTSVWTVLILSLASLLAGYVAFGSFMVKQVLWVLIVLASAYLLSTLIEDGFSTLLGTSHRDGGEHEAPSMRDQAAVLLSGVGRVAVGLLAVILLLAPFGEAPMDLLQRFDQLRKGLAIGEAQIRPGAVLQALLVLALSLLAVKMLKRWLSNRYLPTTELDPGMQLSAATLFGYAGFVTAVALALSAAGFGLERVAWIASALSVGIGFGLQAVVQNFVSGLILLAERPVKVGDWVSLGGVEGDILRINVRATEIQMGDRSTVIVPNSEFVTKTVRNVTRSNPLGLVQIKLPLPLSTDAEQVRELILQAFSDHEDVLDAPAPNVFLDGIEGGNLVFNAKGYVSSPRAAYGVRSALLFTLLKRLHDAGLEVSSPPTMLLASAPPAAAPLAVAPPTQS
- a CDS encoding LysR family transcriptional regulator; amino-acid sequence: MDVRALRYFVETVRHASFTQAAKTLFVTQSTVSKMIRQLEEEAGTPLLIRDGHTARPTDTGRVMYQRGLQVLETMRQLSEELRQTADLRRGALEVGIPPMINLLFTPVVKRFRELHPGIHLTLREGTGQAVEGLVASGELEVGATILPIAPDSGLAAQPFGSYPIWVIGPPDAPWAGKTSFPLAALRDARLLIPTDDFAMTRRLRQAFADAGFQPGIAAQSAHWDFLVAMASAGLGVALLPEPLMLRMKTRGLSTAKLAKSGMQWEVGHIWQQSGYLSYAARAWLEVCDTVLGKPKKGAVRANLPG